From the Jilunia laotingensis genome, the window ATACTTTCCCGTCCCGACCTGCAAAGTCTGTATTCCGGTATTTCTCCATGATTCGCAGAGGTATATCCAACATAGGTATATGCGAAACGCTTCCGGTCTTTTGACGGTTCAGGGTAATCCACAAACTGCCGTCTTCCTGACGGTGGATATTATCATGCCGGAGGTTTACCATATCTGCATGGGCAATTCCGGTAAAAGTTGAAAACAAAAACATATCCCGCACGAAGTTAGCCGAATCCTTCTTCATCCGTACCTGAAGCAGTTTTTCTATTTCATCCATAGAGAGCCACCGCCGTTTACTAATCGGTCGCTCCGGTCGGTAATTGAAAAACGGGTTTTGAAGCAATAGACCTTTATTTAAAGCCCGTTTTACAATCGTCCGCATTGGTTTCATAAAAAACATTACAGTTTTCGGAACATATTGCAGGTTGACTTTCATATAGTAGTCGTATGCTTCGATAAAGGAGTAATCAACCTGTTCAAACGGAATATCCGACAGCTCGTATTTTTCGGACAGGAATTTCTTTAATAGCCTGTAAACCTGTCCGTATTTCTGATAGGTAGAAGATGTTATCAGAATACCGACAGCCTGCCGTTTTTCTTCAATAAGCTCGGCGAACTCTTGCATGAGTGTATTTTTGTATTTGCAAACTGGGGCGCACCTGCTTCGTCAGATACTGGACTCTGGTATTATATATTCACTTACAAGTGGTATATTGTCGGTGCATTGTCGCTGTTGCTTTGCTGGTCGCTTGTCCGAATACTGAAACTGCGAGTGCTTGGGGTGGTACTTGGCGCGATGGCTACTGCCGTTTCCGTCATCCTTGCCAATCTGTTTATTGATGATACAAAACTGATTCCACTTGTGCCGATGATTGTTGCGATTACCGCTCTCGCCGTCATCCTGCTCTTTGACAAACAGGATGAAGAAAACAGGGAATGGGCAATATCCTC encodes:
- a CDS encoding site-specific integrase — translated: MQEFAELIEEKRQAVGILITSSTYQKYGQVYRLLKKFLSEKYELSDIPFEQVDYSFIEAYDYYMKVNLQYVPKTVMFFMKPMRTIVKRALNKGLLLQNPFFNYRPERPISKRRWLSMDEIEKLLQVRMKKDSANFVRDMFLFSTFTGIAHADMVNLRHDNIHRQEDGSLWITLNRQKTGSVSHIPMLDIPLRIMEKYRNTDFAGRDGKVFKMTTVENMDVQLKKIAKAAGITQRLCYHMSRHSFATSVCLSQGVPIETLSQMMGHQDIATTQIYAEITRTKINEDMSKLAETIQGKYELPENDCKIHKIRRNRRFPERENNEDNI